CGGTTTAGTCATAATGCTGAGTCAGATGACAAAAGTTTCTGTCACAGATACTGTGGTAGAAGCACAAGCTGGTGCAAAGTTAATCGATACGACTTATGCTGCTCTAAAAGAAAATTTGGCTGGTTTTGAATTTGCTAGTGGAATTCCTGGGAGTATTGGTGGGGCGGTATTCATGAATGCCGGTGCCTACGACGGAGAAATCAAAGATGTCTTTTTAAGCTGTGATGTTTTGTTTGCTGATGGTATCATCAAGACGTTGGATCATAATGAGATGAATTTTTCCTATCGTCACAGTGCCGTACAAGATTTAGGTGCGATCATTTTGAATGCTCGTTTCCAATTAAAAAAAGGAAATCACGATGAAATTAAAGCAAGAATGGATGAATTGACCGCTTTACGTCAGGCAAAGCAACCGTTGGAATATCCATCTTGTGGGAGCGTCTTTAAACGACCTGCCGGACATTTTACCGGTAAATTAATTCAAGATGCTGGTCTGCAAGGATTGAAATGGGGCGGGGCCCAAATTTCTGAAAAGCATGCTGGCTTTATCGTGAATATTGATAATGCCACTGCAA
The DNA window shown above is from Enterococcus montenegrensis and carries:
- the murB gene encoding UDP-N-acetylmuramate dehydrogenase; protein product: MKDAFKQAFPEISILLDEPLMNYTFTKTGGPADVLAFPKSTEETKALVDYCRKEDIPWLVLGNASNLIVRDGGIRGLVIMLSQMTKVSVTDTVVEAQAGAKLIDTTYAALKENLAGFEFASGIPGSIGGAVFMNAGAYDGEIKDVFLSCDVLFADGIIKTLDHNEMNFSYRHSAVQDLGAIILNARFQLKKGNHDEIKARMDELTALRQAKQPLEYPSCGSVFKRPAGHFTGKLIQDAGLQGLKWGGAQISEKHAGFIVNIDNATATDYVELIAYIQKTIKEKFDVILETEVRIIGEEK